From the genome of Muricauda sp. SCSIO 64092, one region includes:
- a CDS encoding glycosyltransferase — protein sequence MSKRIHICLVGGEDAHKRIDLSKKLLHDNFKVTILGTKDYNYPEDINFIKYSLKRSLNVVSDIKTVFEYRKIVRENDFDLIQTFDTKPAFLVPLSLFGKKVIIVRTITGLGKVFINQNLKSLPGRFLYVLLHFIVRNKVQHTTFQNIEDRDIFLKNRLITASNHSMIYGSGIPLGDIKDIAPRNGKVFTVICVSRLIYEKGIVNYLEAAKICSEMGYKIRFMLVGPLEEDTTRLNEKILDQYSAYVEWLGERKDITDLLKKSHVFALPTFYREGFARVLLEASAVGLPLVTTDVPGVRDIARHMKEALIVPIQDSQALANAIIRLFKDKVLCNTLSKNALSNVELYSLSVISKNYINLYRNLI from the coding sequence ATGAGTAAACGCATCCATATTTGTTTGGTTGGTGGAGAAGATGCCCATAAGAGAATTGATTTATCAAAGAAACTGCTTCACGATAATTTTAAAGTGACCATTTTGGGCACTAAGGATTACAACTATCCCGAGGACATCAACTTTATTAAATACTCTTTAAAGCGAAGCTTAAATGTTGTTTCAGATATAAAAACGGTATTTGAATACAGGAAAATTGTCAGGGAAAACGATTTTGACCTTATTCAAACTTTTGATACCAAACCGGCCTTTTTAGTACCGCTGTCCCTATTTGGTAAAAAGGTAATCATTGTGCGAACCATCACTGGCCTTGGTAAAGTATTCATCAATCAAAACCTTAAAAGTTTACCTGGCCGTTTTTTGTATGTCCTACTTCATTTCATTGTTCGCAATAAGGTGCAACACACCACTTTTCAAAATATTGAGGATCGGGACATTTTTTTAAAGAATAGACTGATCACGGCTTCCAATCATTCCATGATATACGGAAGCGGAATCCCTCTTGGGGACATTAAGGACATAGCACCCAGGAATGGTAAAGTATTCACCGTTATATGTGTGTCAAGATTAATTTATGAAAAAGGTATAGTGAATTACCTAGAGGCGGCAAAAATCTGTTCCGAAATGGGCTACAAGATAAGATTTATGCTTGTGGGTCCCCTAGAGGAAGACACGACTAGGCTTAATGAAAAAATCCTTGACCAATACAGTGCGTATGTAGAGTGGTTGGGAGAGCGAAAAGATATCACGGACTTGCTTAAGAAATCCCATGTTTTTGCGTTGCCAACATTTTACAGGGAAGGGTTTGCGAGGGTCTTATTGGAGGCCTCGGCAGTTGGATTGCCACTGGTAACTACCGATGTTCCCGGTGTTAGGGATATTGCCAGACATATGAAGGAAGCTTTGATCGTACCTATTCAGGACTCCCAAGCCCTGGCAAATGCAATAATAAGGTTATTTAAAGATAAGGTTTTGTGCAACACGCTTTCCAAGAATGCACTTAGCAATGTAGAATTATACAGCCTTTCCGTAATTAGTAAAAACTACATCAATCTCTATAGAAATTTAATATGA
- a CDS encoding polysaccharide biosynthesis protein, producing the protein MIKNYMTNTVFRYASKWLVLGIDLIIVGLSFALSYFVRFNLTLNFDVDKLLIQLPLVLVFALMSFIFTKSYKGVVRHTGVRDVYNLFNAICLLSILLVFMVILNKKFYLIDDFTIPLSIIIIHSLISFVFLTSSRYIFKTLYYNLVNSLQVKASKNILIYGTGESGILTHNALTNHSKNNIKVVGYITSDKRKIGKNINGVTVFGEEVLEENFILEKDITEIIFSEQDIDHNRLRQLVESLVDFPVLAKIVPPVEHWIDGELKVSQIKQVQIEDLLNRLPISIKNSKISDELKDKIVLVTGGAGSIGSEIVRQICTYEYKSLIIIDQAESALYDLQQELKQNGHHNFVSIVGDIRDKNRINLIFQEYKPNLVFHAAAYKHVPLMEYNSYEAIKINVAGTKTLVDLALHHEVDKFVFVSTDKAVNPTNVMGATKRIAEMYISCMQQKNSTKFITTRFGNVLGSNGSVIPLFKKQIEKGGPLTLTHKEVTRYFMTIPEASQLVLEAGAMGDGGEIFIFDMGKSIKIYDLAKNMIKLSGLRYPEDINIKITGLRPGEKLYEELLANGENTLPTYHKKIMISKVRELDYAKVRSKIDELCLTNMFFNGDTIKIMKEIVPEYISKNSKFCELDTDQKEIVAEDNKLEKQVWQS; encoded by the coding sequence ATGATAAAGAATTACATGACCAATACGGTTTTCAGGTATGCTTCCAAATGGCTTGTGCTGGGAATAGATTTGATCATTGTAGGCCTGTCATTTGCCCTCTCTTACTTTGTACGATTTAACTTAACCCTAAACTTTGATGTTGACAAGTTATTGATACAATTGCCCTTGGTGCTTGTTTTTGCACTAATGTCTTTCATCTTTACCAAATCTTACAAGGGAGTAGTAAGGCATACCGGGGTTAGGGATGTGTATAACTTGTTCAATGCAATTTGTCTCCTTAGTATTCTTTTGGTCTTCATGGTAATTTTAAACAAGAAATTCTACTTGATAGATGATTTTACCATTCCTTTATCCATTATCATTATTCACAGTTTAATAAGTTTTGTTTTTCTTACCTCTTCCAGATATATTTTTAAAACGCTTTATTACAATCTTGTAAATAGCCTACAAGTCAAGGCTTCCAAAAACATTTTAATTTATGGTACGGGAGAATCGGGGATACTAACGCATAATGCCTTGACCAACCATAGTAAAAACAATATAAAGGTCGTTGGCTACATTACAAGTGATAAGCGGAAAATAGGGAAGAATATAAATGGTGTGACCGTATTTGGGGAAGAAGTTTTGGAAGAGAATTTTATTCTTGAAAAGGATATTACCGAAATTATTTTTTCTGAGCAGGACATAGATCACAATAGATTACGTCAGTTGGTCGAAAGTCTTGTTGATTTTCCGGTTCTTGCCAAAATTGTTCCACCTGTTGAACATTGGATAGATGGCGAATTAAAAGTCTCACAGATAAAACAGGTTCAAATAGAGGATTTATTGAACAGGCTACCCATTTCGATAAAGAATTCCAAGATTTCTGATGAGCTCAAGGATAAGATAGTCCTTGTTACGGGGGGAGCAGGTTCAATAGGGAGTGAAATTGTTAGACAAATCTGTACGTACGAATATAAATCCTTGATAATTATTGATCAAGCCGAGTCCGCACTATATGATTTGCAGCAGGAATTGAAACAGAATGGTCATCACAATTTTGTTTCAATAGTGGGGGATATAAGGGATAAAAATAGAATCAATCTTATTTTTCAGGAATACAAACCAAATCTTGTATTTCATGCGGCGGCTTATAAACATGTTCCATTAATGGAATACAATTCCTACGAGGCAATTAAAATAAATGTGGCCGGAACCAAAACACTGGTAGATCTGGCGCTGCATCATGAAGTGGACAAGTTTGTTTTTGTTTCTACCGACAAGGCAGTTAATCCAACCAATGTAATGGGGGCAACCAAACGGATAGCGGAGATGTACATTAGTTGCATGCAACAAAAGAATTCTACCAAGTTTATTACCACTAGATTTGGCAATGTTCTTGGGTCTAATGGTTCCGTAATACCGTTGTTCAAAAAACAGATAGAAAAAGGAGGACCACTTACCTTGACCCATAAGGAGGTTACTCGTTATTTTATGACCATTCCAGAAGCTTCCCAACTGGTTTTGGAGGCAGGTGCAATGGGTGATGGGGGAGAAATATTTATTTTTGATATGGGTAAATCAATCAAGATTTATGATTTGGCCAAGAATATGATAAAGCTTTCAGGGCTTAGATATCCTGAAGATATCAATATCAAGATAACCGGGTTAAGGCCTGGAGAAAAACTATATGAGGAGCTTTTGGCCAATGGGGAAAATACGCTTCCAACATATCATAAAAAAATAATGATAAGTAAGGTCAGGGAATTGGATTATGCCAAGGTGAGATCTAAAATAGATGAGCTTTGTTTGACCAACATGTTCTTTAATGGGGACACCATAAAAATCATGAAAGAAATTGTACCGGAATATATCTCCAAAAATTCCAAATTTTGTGAATTGGATACTGACCAAAAGGAAATAGTTGCTGAGGATAATAAATTAGAGAAACAGGTTTGGCAATCTTAA
- a CDS encoding polysaccharide biosynthesis/export family protein, producing MHLLRLSRNFGLLLVVSMLFFSCGSKKDVVYFQDAKKFETLVDDNISLTKFKVDDVISIHVSTLDSEASAPFNLFRGSGQGGFAQEQVDYIVDKKGEIDFPVVGKLKIEGLSPEKLRLLLRDKLNEYLKNPIINIRLKNFTVTVLGEVNRPGTYQVNGEQITILEAIGLAGDLTIKGMRDNVLVIRDFNGAKVYERIDLTSKNAMKSQVYYLTQNDVVYVEPNQSAVTSSTLDNRASIAISIISLLVTSTVVILTRN from the coding sequence ATGCATTTATTGAGATTATCCCGCAACTTTGGTTTATTACTTGTTGTAAGCATGTTATTCTTTTCATGCGGTTCCAAAAAAGATGTAGTTTATTTTCAGGATGCCAAAAAATTTGAAACCTTGGTGGATGACAATATCTCTTTGACAAAATTCAAGGTAGATGATGTTATCAGCATACACGTGTCTACATTGGACTCGGAAGCAAGTGCTCCTTTCAACCTTTTTCGTGGATCGGGTCAAGGAGGATTTGCGCAGGAACAAGTAGACTATATCGTGGATAAAAAAGGTGAAATAGATTTTCCAGTAGTTGGTAAGTTGAAAATAGAAGGATTATCGCCTGAAAAGCTGCGACTTTTATTGAGGGACAAACTCAATGAATATCTAAAGAACCCTATTATTAATATCAGGTTGAAAAACTTTACGGTCACCGTTCTGGGTGAGGTAAATAGACCTGGAACCTATCAAGTCAATGGAGAGCAGATCACCATTCTGGAGGCTATTGGCCTGGCGGGTGACCTAACGATTAAGGGTATGCGGGATAATGTTTTGGTAATCAGGGATTTTAACGGCGCAAAAGTCTATGAAAGAATAGATTTGACAAGTAAAAATGCGATGAAATCCCAAGTGTACTACCTTACTCAAAATGACGTTGTTTATGTAGAACCGAACCAGTCTGCCGTTACCTCGTCAACACTTGATAATAGGGCATCCATAGCAATTTCCATAATCTCCTTACTTGTTACTTCAACAGTAGTTATCTTGACAAGAAATTAA
- a CDS encoding GumC family protein, whose protein sequence is MGAKLNNSTPSNKNLKEYIKVYTKHIHWFALSAIFAVAMAFLYIRYTTPQYQAKAKIQILEDKGSSPELSLFQELDIFSGSKNKVEDEIDIIKSRGNFIQVVKKLGINVRIIALGNIADTEIYVKPPFRINFISSDSIIDNSTFEFLINLNDSETSFDFGKEENKSFKTLSFGKNFPSPIGDIVITPTENFKSYKKQRFKVIVKPVFKIAESYKKKISLKIASEFSNIINISLNDPIQEKAEQILQALIETYNQNAVDDKRAIADKTSDFIEERINDIYSNLAAVDQSAEDFKTVRGLTDISSQANINLNVSAASQQELENAKVQLNIAASMKDIVDNQGDYDFLPSNIGLSDQSIATTTSKFNQLVAERKRLLKSSNEKNPVIVNLDQQLAGLKQSMQSSLNSIENNLNLKVNNLSGQVSQLNSRIYSAPKNERALRDITRRQQTTESLYLYLLQKREESQIAFASATPKSKVIDYPYGNNNQPISPNKPIIFLASFILGLAVPFSIVYLMDLMDNKIHNKANLEKYTGDIPVIAELPKIRKKEDTLIKTDERTVLAESLRILRTNLDYVLKSKSSQRDRMGSSIFVTSSVPGEGKTLVSFNLAMIYANANKKVLLIGADIRNPKIYQFYNAKNVDKLVKKKLNKDNLGLTDFLVNRELVPKDIISSILANNQTIDIIFAGKIPPNPTELLMNERMNDLFHEVKEKYDYIIVDTAPLMVVSDTLLISGNADLTLYVTRAGITENSVIEFPIQLQKEGKLKGLSFIVNGVKSANLGYGGKYGYGYGKSTKKWYQLFG, encoded by the coding sequence ATGGGGGCAAAGTTGAATAATAGTACTCCTAGCAACAAAAATTTAAAAGAGTATATAAAGGTTTACACCAAGCATATACATTGGTTTGCGCTATCTGCGATTTTTGCTGTTGCCATGGCATTTTTATATATCAGATACACCACCCCGCAATACCAGGCGAAAGCCAAAATACAAATATTGGAAGACAAGGGTTCTTCACCTGAACTTAGTCTATTTCAAGAGTTGGATATTTTTTCTGGGTCCAAAAACAAGGTAGAAGATGAGATTGACATTATTAAATCCAGGGGAAATTTTATCCAAGTGGTAAAAAAACTTGGAATCAATGTAAGGATTATCGCCCTTGGTAACATAGCTGACACGGAAATATACGTTAAACCACCTTTTAGGATAAACTTTATTTCATCAGATTCAATTATTGATAATTCCACATTCGAGTTTCTTATAAACTTGAACGATAGTGAGACTTCTTTTGATTTTGGTAAGGAAGAGAATAAATCCTTCAAAACGCTCTCGTTTGGGAAGAATTTCCCATCACCTATTGGGGATATTGTGATTACCCCTACGGAGAATTTTAAGTCATACAAAAAGCAAAGGTTCAAAGTAATAGTAAAACCTGTTTTCAAAATTGCGGAGTCATATAAGAAAAAAATTTCTTTGAAGATAGCATCTGAATTTTCCAACATCATAAACATTTCCCTTAATGATCCCATTCAGGAAAAGGCCGAGCAGATTTTACAGGCGCTCATAGAAACCTACAATCAAAATGCGGTAGATGATAAGAGGGCGATTGCAGATAAAACCTCGGATTTTATAGAAGAAAGGATCAACGATATCTACTCCAACCTGGCTGCAGTTGATCAGAGCGCCGAGGATTTCAAGACGGTAAGGGGCTTAACGGATATTTCTTCGCAAGCGAACATTAACTTAAATGTGAGTGCTGCCAGCCAGCAAGAGCTGGAAAATGCAAAAGTACAATTGAATATTGCAGCCTCCATGAAAGATATTGTTGATAATCAGGGGGATTATGATTTTTTGCCTTCCAACATAGGGTTGTCCGATCAGTCCATAGCCACTACGACTTCCAAATTCAATCAATTGGTTGCCGAACGAAAACGATTGTTAAAAAGTTCCAATGAGAAAAATCCGGTTATTGTAAATTTAGATCAGCAACTGGCGGGCTTAAAGCAAAGTATGCAATCAAGCTTGAACAGTATAGAGAATAACCTGAATTTAAAGGTAAACAACTTAAGTGGTCAGGTATCCCAGCTTAACTCAAGAATTTATTCGGCTCCAAAAAATGAACGTGCGTTAAGGGATATTACAAGAAGACAGCAAACTACGGAATCCCTTTATCTTTATCTATTGCAAAAAAGGGAAGAATCACAAATTGCATTTGCTTCGGCGACCCCTAAATCAAAGGTTATAGATTACCCATATGGCAACAATAATCAACCCATATCGCCGAATAAGCCCATCATATTTTTGGCATCTTTTATTTTAGGTTTGGCAGTTCCTTTCTCAATTGTCTATTTAATGGATTTGATGGATAACAAAATCCATAACAAAGCCAATTTGGAAAAATATACAGGTGATATTCCCGTAATTGCGGAGTTGCCAAAAATACGAAAGAAGGAAGATACGCTCATTAAAACAGATGAACGTACGGTATTGGCCGAGTCCTTGAGGATTTTAAGGACAAATTTAGATTACGTACTTAAATCCAAATCATCACAACGAGATAGGATGGGAAGTTCAATTTTTGTGACATCCAGTGTTCCTGGTGAGGGAAAAACCTTGGTATCCTTCAACTTAGCAATGATTTATGCCAACGCCAACAAAAAAGTACTTCTAATAGGTGCAGATATAAGAAACCCAAAGATTTATCAGTTCTATAATGCTAAGAATGTGGATAAATTAGTTAAAAAGAAACTGAACAAAGATAACTTGGGATTAACCGATTTTTTGGTGAATAGGGAATTGGTGCCCAAAGATATTATTTCTTCAATTCTTGCAAACAACCAAACCATTGATATCATTTTTGCGGGAAAAATACCTCCGAATCCAACGGAGTTGTTAATGAATGAAAGGATGAACGATCTATTCCATGAGGTAAAGGAAAAGTACGATTATATCATTGTCGATACAGCTCCTTTAATGGTGGTTTCCGATACGCTTCTAATCAGTGGAAATGCCGATTTAACGTTGTACGTCACCAGAGCAGGAATTACCGAAAACAGTGTCATTGAATTCCCAATTCAATTGCAAAAAGAGGGAAAGCTAAAAGGATTGTCCTTTATTGTGAACGGGGTAAAGAGCGCTAACCTGGGTTATGGAGGAAAATATGGTTATGGCTATGGAAAATCCACAAAAAAGTGGTATCAACTTTTCGGATAG
- a CDS encoding tyrosine-protein phosphatase, with the protein MFTFFSKKGFLVDYLAGFIDIHNHILPGIDDGAKNVGESMELIKGFAAIGVTDFICTPHIMSNYYDNTPETIRTSYEKLKKNLKGTDFTGVNLNYAAEHMIDDNFDKILVNNEVLPLNKDHILIEMSYLQPSINFEASIELIKNAGYFPVLAHPERYQYLSKDFSGYLKYKSAGVKFQLNLLSLGGYYGEEIKRTSWKLLDTGNYDFLGSDVHNLSHLKGIKSIKIKKDHINKIQVLKHRNAELFQH; encoded by the coding sequence ATGTTCACATTTTTCTCCAAGAAAGGGTTTTTAGTTGATTATTTGGCGGGCTTTATTGATATCCACAACCATATTCTACCCGGTATAGACGATGGTGCCAAGAATGTGGGGGAATCAATGGAATTGATCAAAGGGTTTGCAGCAATAGGGGTAACGGATTTTATCTGTACACCACACATCATGAGCAATTACTATGACAATACGCCAGAGACTATAAGAACCTCTTATGAAAAGCTCAAAAAAAATCTTAAGGGAACTGATTTTACGGGTGTTAACCTGAATTATGCCGCGGAACACATGATTGATGACAACTTTGATAAAATCTTGGTCAACAATGAAGTACTCCCCTTAAATAAGGACCATATCTTGATAGAAATGTCCTATCTGCAACCAAGCATAAATTTTGAGGCTTCCATTGAACTTATAAAAAACGCTGGATATTTTCCTGTTTTAGCACACCCTGAGCGCTATCAATATCTTAGTAAGGACTTTAGCGGTTATTTGAAATACAAGTCTGCAGGTGTCAAATTTCAGTTAAACCTACTTTCGCTAGGGGGTTATTATGGGGAGGAAATCAAACGGACTTCTTGGAAGTTATTGGATACCGGAAATTATGACTTTCTAGGTAGCGATGTCCATAATTTATCGCATTTAAAGGGTATCAAGTCCATAAAAATAAAGAAAGACCATATTAACAAAATTCAAGTCCTTAAGCATCGGAATGCCGAACTATTTCAGCATTGA
- a CDS encoding VOC family protein: MSSIRHAAHLHHQSFLVKDLESEAATLTNIMGVTFNVWKIAPEICLVNGDFKSYSFKVAIASIGTSSLELISPFTGESILDQHLASRGEGYHHSGISFYDHSAFISAKSDLIAKGFKPIQYGKTDAAFEFGYFQLPTAGIIVELLYMENMPEPDSIIVKRNL, encoded by the coding sequence ATGAGTTCAATACGACATGCGGCCCACCTACATCATCAGTCCTTTTTGGTCAAAGACTTGGAAAGTGAAGCCGCCACGCTGACCAATATCATGGGGGTTACCTTCAATGTTTGGAAAATAGCACCGGAAATCTGTCTGGTCAATGGGGATTTTAAATCGTATTCATTTAAGGTGGCCATTGCTTCCATTGGCACCAGTAGCCTTGAGCTTATTTCCCCTTTTACCGGGGAAAGCATTTTAGATCAACATTTGGCAAGTAGGGGGGAAGGCTACCACCATTCGGGAATCTCGTTTTATGACCACAGTGCTTTCATATCCGCAAAAAGTGATTTGATCGCTAAAGGTTTCAAACCGATTCAGTACGGGAAAACGGATGCAGCATTTGAGTTTGGGTATTTTCAGTTGCCTACTGCCGGCATAATTGTAGAACTGCTGTACATGGAAAATATGCCCGAACCGGATTCAATCATTGTAAAACGCAACCTATAA
- a CDS encoding (2Fe-2S)-binding protein, protein MAIIRLNVNGIVHEKEMDPHMPLLWVLRDILGLTGTKFGCGIAQCGACTVLVDGKAVRSCSIRVQSAVDKDIETIEGVEATPFRSLQQAWIDEQVPQCGYCQSGQLMNAIGFLKSNPNPTDEEILNAMSGNICRCGTYPRILKAIQSVVEQSSKNTGI, encoded by the coding sequence ATGGCCATTATACGACTCAATGTGAATGGAATTGTCCACGAAAAGGAGATGGACCCCCATATGCCACTGCTCTGGGTGTTAAGGGATATCTTGGGATTGACCGGTACAAAATTTGGCTGCGGTATTGCCCAATGCGGGGCCTGTACGGTACTTGTTGATGGGAAAGCCGTACGGTCATGTAGTATTAGGGTACAGTCCGCCGTGGACAAAGACATAGAAACCATTGAAGGGGTAGAAGCTACGCCTTTTCGTTCTTTGCAACAAGCTTGGATCGATGAGCAGGTACCACAATGCGGCTATTGCCAAAGTGGTCAACTAATGAATGCCATAGGATTTTTAAAAAGCAACCCAAATCCAACGGACGAAGAGATTCTAAATGCAATGTCCGGTAATATCTGTAGATGTGGGACCTATCCCAGAATTTTAAAGGCGATACAATCGGTAGTGGAACAATCCTCCAAGAACACCGGCATATGA
- a CDS encoding xanthine dehydrogenase family protein molybdopterin-binding subunit, with translation MKTMNSRRDFLKRTGLASGGLVIGLNFLQSCVNEVVNIPANAAPLVDLENGFRAQGALSVTDFLQIRPDGSVFLSLTKYEMGQGVSTGLSSILAEELEADWEKINVKYIKSSVSESDITGGSTSTLLHWDLLRKAGAFAKYLLIAAAAKEWSVYKDQCYAENGYIHQHGSTVKLGYGELVGSVVVPGNYRTLFDEVPLKYQSKFKLIGKSLKSKIIPDIVTGKHPFSIDVRLPNMKYAAVLRCPVFKGKLLSFDASDALKIPGVEKVVGIEGVILDPATHIRDGVAVIANSTWAAFQGKLAVKAEWDLGENAKIEHQKFVADCLEQLDSDKGTEILRIGKKINTSKMDEIISYTYEFPYQHHACMEPLNATSHFKGDSCEMWVGTQSADKIIANIEKHLGIPKENIKINCHPSGGGFGLRYSSEYAVESMVVSKAAGGDLVKMCYSREDDLKFDYLNPFELNKHTVGIKDGRPLFWDFKNVMANWGGLLGWMYYDIPNCSGTQITVDGFTQVGAWRSVMANAEGFSTECFMDEVAHELNRDPLEFRLSLLPRNKIVDFRHSHKCNINRLRGALELVAKKARWGKSMPEDSAQGIAVYPYMHGNGYGAVVAEVSIANNAIKVTKITASIDCGLVINPDQVRQQMGGGVIWALSAIFYGGTEYVNGVVQRSNFHDNPVLRINEIPEIEVHICENDETQPWGVGEIAGPPTYAAVCNAIFAATGKRIRKLPIKKSVLAL, from the coding sequence ATGAAAACAATGAACTCCAGAAGGGATTTTTTAAAAAGAACAGGTTTGGCAAGTGGTGGGTTGGTCATAGGACTGAATTTCCTGCAAAGTTGTGTCAATGAGGTGGTCAATATCCCTGCCAATGCCGCACCTCTGGTCGATTTGGAAAATGGTTTTCGAGCGCAAGGAGCACTTTCCGTAACGGACTTTTTACAAATAAGGCCGGATGGCAGCGTTTTTTTGAGCCTTACAAAATATGAAATGGGTCAAGGGGTGAGTACGGGATTGTCCTCTATCCTTGCGGAAGAGCTTGAGGCCGATTGGGAAAAAATCAATGTAAAATACATCAAGTCCTCAGTAAGTGAATCCGATATTACCGGAGGGAGTACAAGCACGCTGCTGCACTGGGACCTACTTCGAAAAGCAGGAGCCTTCGCAAAATACCTGTTAATAGCGGCAGCAGCCAAGGAATGGTCGGTCTACAAAGATCAATGTTATGCCGAAAATGGGTATATCCATCAACATGGAAGTACTGTAAAATTGGGATATGGGGAACTTGTGGGGAGCGTTGTGGTCCCCGGGAACTATCGGACCCTTTTCGACGAAGTTCCGCTTAAATATCAATCCAAGTTCAAGTTGATCGGCAAAAGCCTGAAAAGCAAAATAATTCCTGATATCGTCACAGGAAAACATCCCTTTAGTATTGATGTGCGATTGCCCAATATGAAGTATGCAGCTGTACTTAGATGCCCTGTATTCAAAGGAAAGCTACTCAGTTTTGACGCCTCCGATGCACTAAAAATACCGGGTGTAGAAAAAGTAGTGGGGATTGAAGGGGTTATTCTGGATCCGGCTACCCATATTAGGGACGGCGTTGCGGTAATCGCCAATTCCACCTGGGCCGCATTTCAGGGAAAGTTAGCGGTAAAGGCCGAGTGGGATTTGGGCGAAAATGCAAAAATAGAGCACCAAAAATTTGTTGCCGATTGTCTGGAGCAATTGGATAGCGACAAAGGCACCGAGATTTTGCGAATAGGTAAGAAAATCAACACTTCCAAAATGGATGAGATCATTTCATATACCTATGAGTTCCCCTATCAGCACCATGCCTGTATGGAACCCTTAAATGCCACGTCACATTTTAAAGGGGATTCCTGTGAAATGTGGGTGGGTACACAATCGGCGGACAAAATCATCGCCAACATTGAAAAACACTTGGGAATCCCAAAAGAAAATATAAAGATCAACTGTCATCCCAGTGGAGGAGGTTTTGGTTTGCGATATTCCTCAGAATATGCGGTGGAATCCATGGTGGTATCCAAGGCAGCCGGCGGTGATTTGGTCAAAATGTGCTATAGTCGGGAAGATGATCTCAAGTTCGATTATTTGAACCCATTTGAACTCAACAAACACACGGTTGGTATTAAGGATGGTAGGCCACTATTTTGGGATTTTAAGAATGTAATGGCCAATTGGGGGGGACTACTGGGTTGGATGTATTATGATATTCCCAACTGTTCTGGAACACAAATAACAGTGGATGGTTTCACCCAGGTCGGCGCATGGCGATCGGTGATGGCCAATGCAGAAGGCTTTTCCACGGAATGCTTTATGGATGAAGTGGCCCATGAATTGAATAGGGATCCTTTGGAATTTCGGCTCAGCCTGCTTCCTCGGAACAAAATAGTGGATTTCAGGCACAGTCATAAATGCAACATCAATAGGTTGCGTGGAGCTCTGGAATTGGTGGCGAAAAAAGCGAGGTGGGGAAAATCGATGCCCGAAGACAGTGCTCAGGGCATAGCAGTCTATCCATATATGCACGGTAATGGCTATGGAGCGGTCGTAGCTGAGGTTTCCATTGCCAACAATGCAATAAAAGTGACCAAAATTACTGCTTCCATCGACTGTGGCCTGGTCATAAACCCGGACCAGGTAAGGCAACAAATGGGAGGGGGCGTTATATGGGCACTATCTGCCATATTTTATGGAGGTACGGAATATGTGAACGGCGTTGTACAGCGCAGCAACTTTCATGATAATCCAGTACTCCGAATCAACGAAATCCCTGAAATAGAAGTGCATATTTGTGAAAACGATGAAACCCAACCGTGGGGCGTGGGGGAAATAGCGGGGCCACCCACCTATGCCGCGGTATGCAATGCCATTTTTGCCGCTACCGGAAAACGAATAAGGAAACTGCCCATCAAAAAGAGCGTACTGGCCTTATGA
- a CDS encoding EthD family reductase, translated as MTTKIKFLSIILVFTAFASCKTGQLKHASAPEMGGFKVAILYPNEENVTFDMNYYQEKHMPMVAGFLGENLRFYEIDKGIAGRTPNDKAPFVAIGYFYVKNIAEYNEAIAKNREAIISDFKNYTNARPTLSISEIVQVQPNPVKGKD; from the coding sequence ATGACCACAAAAATCAAATTCCTTTCAATAATCTTGGTTTTTACTGCTTTCGCAAGCTGTAAAACGGGCCAACTGAAACACGCATCGGCTCCGGAAATGGGCGGGTTTAAAGTAGCCATATTGTATCCAAATGAGGAAAACGTGACCTTTGACATGAACTACTACCAGGAAAAGCACATGCCCATGGTAGCCGGGTTTTTAGGGGAAAATTTAAGATTTTATGAAATAGATAAGGGCATAGCGGGCAGGACACCTAATGATAAAGCACCCTTTGTGGCTATTGGGTATTTTTATGTCAAGAATATTGCGGAATATAATGAAGCCATAGCAAAAAACAGGGAGGCAATCATTAGTGACTTCAAAAATTACACGAATGCCAGACCCACGCTATCAATCAGTGAAATTGTGCAGGTACAACCGAATCCTGTAAAGGGAAAAGACTGA